GGCTGTTGCCAATCAAAAGGGTGGTGTTGGTAAAACCACGTCCTCCATCGCTTTAGCCGGTTTGCTGGCCGAGGCGGGCAAGCGCGTGGTGGTGGTCGACCTCGACCCCCACGGCTCAATGACCAGCTACTTCGGTTACGACCCGGACAGCCTGGAACACAGTTGCTACGACCTGTTCCTGCATGGCGGCAGTGTGCCCCAAGGCCTGCCGGGGCAACTGTTGTTGTCCACCAGTGACGAACGTATTTCCCTGCTGCCGTCGAGCACCGCACTGGCCACACTTGAGCGTCAGTCGCCGGGCAAGAGCGGCCTGGGCCTGGTGATCGCTAAAAGCCTGGCCCAGTTGTGGCAGGATTTCGATTACGCGCTGATCGACAGCCCGCCGCTGCTCGGCGTGCTGATGGTCAATGCCTTGGCGGCCAGCCAGCAACTGGTGATCCCGGTGCAAACCGAGCACCTGGCGGTCAAAGGCCTTGAGCGTATGGTCAACACCCTGGCGATGATCAATCACTCACGCAAACAGCCACTGCCGTTCAGCATCGTGCCAACCCTGTTCGACCGCCGCACTCAGGCCTCGATCGGCACCTTGCGGGTGCTGCGCGACATGTACCCGGACGACATCTGGCAGGGTTTCATCCCGGTCGACACGCGTCTACGTGATGCCAGTCGGGCCGGTCTGACGCCTTCGCAGTTCGACGGCAAGAGTCGCGGAGTGCTGGCTTACCGTTCATTGCTCAAGCATTTGCTGGCCCAGCAACTTGCGCCGCAGGTGGCCTGAAGATGAATCGTCCGCTGAAAACCACTTCGCGCCCGCAACTGGCGCTGCAATCCTATCTGGATGCGCTGCTGCAGGACGCGACGGAAGAACCCTTGAGCGAGGTGGTCGAGGACCCTGAGGCACTGGATGAATTCCAGGCGGCGGTGCTCGAGGAGCAGGCGCGTGATGCGCAGGCCCCGGTTGAGGTGATTGCCGAGATCGAGTTCCCGGTGGAAGTGCCGCAAGAGCTGGTCACGCCGATTCCGACGGTCGCGCCGCAGGTGCTTGTCGAACCGATCGCCGACGTGCACCTGCCGCCGAGCAATACGCCACCGCCGGAAGACAGCGATGGCCGTCCGAGCTGGGCCGTCGAACCGTTTGAATGCCTGCTGTTCGACGTTGCCGGGCTGACCCTGGCGGTGCCGCTGGTGTGCCTGGGATCGATTTATCCACTGGCCGGGCACGACCTGACGCCGTTGTTCGGCCAGCCTGATTGGTTTCTCGGCATCCTGCCGAGCCAGGCCGGTAACCTCAAGGTGCTGGACACCGCGCGCTGGGTGATGCCCGATCGTTACCGCGACGACTTCCGCCAGGGCCTGCAGTACGTGATCTCGGTCCAGGGCTACGAGTGGGGGCTGGCGGTGCATCAGGTCAGCCGTTCGCTGCGCTTGAATCCCAACGAAATCAAATGGCGCAGTCATCGCGGGCAACGGCCGTGGCTGGCCGGCACGGTCATTGAACACATGTGCGCTTTGCTCGATGTCGCGCAACTGGCCGAGTTGATCGCCAGCGGCGGAGCCAAACACCTGGGTGCAGGTCAATCACTGCACTCGCTGCCATAACAAAGCACTGGTCGCACACGCGGCGGCCAGGCAGAACACACACCGCCAACGGCGGTTTTTTCGAGGGGTCAGGGTATGAATGATAAGGCGTCGTCTGCAAAGGGTTCCGAAGATCCGATCCTGCAATGGGTAACCTTCAAACTGGACAATGAGACTTACGGCATCAACGTGATGCGCGTCCAGGAAGTCCTGCGCTACACCGAGATCGCCCCGGTACCGGGTGCGCCAAGCTACGTGCTGGGCATCATCAACCTGCGCGGCAACGTGGTCACCGTGATCGACACCCGCCAGCGCTTCGGCCTGATGAACGCCGAGATCAGCGACAACACCCGGATCGTCATCATCGAGGCCGACAAGCAAGTGGTCGGGATCATGGTCGACAGCGTTGCCGAAGTGGTTTACCTGCGCCAGTCGGAAATCGAAACTGCACCGAACGTCGGTAACGACGAGTCGGCCAAGTTCATCCAGGGCGTGTGCAACAAGAACAACGAACTGCTGATCCTTGTCGAACTGGACAAGATGATGAGCGAAGAAGAATGGTCGGAACTGGAGAGTATCTGATTGATCCTCGAAGTCGCGGTGATTGTGCTGGCACTGCTCTGGATCAGCACCTTGGCGATGTTCCTGGCCTACACCCGCAAACAGCGCGAGCTGAGTGCGGCGCAGGCCCAGGGCGATGCCTTGCGTGATCAGCGGATCAAGGAACTGGCCCGCCGCGTCGACCACTACCAGGACGGCAGTGTGCGCATGGGCGAAGAACTGCTTGAGTTGCAGGCATTGGTCGAACCCTTGCCGGAAAAAATGAACCGCCTCGAACAACGCGACCCCACCAGCCTGTCCTTCGCCCAGGCCGCCCGCCTGGTAGGCATGGGCGCCAGCGTCGACGAACTGACCCACAGCTGCGGCCTGACCCAGGCTGAGGCGGAGTTGATGAGCAAGATGCATAAGGGCTGATCGGAGTCGTCAGGGCTGCGATGCGTCGTTGCGCCGGCGGGAGACAAACCTTGTAGGAGGCTTGTCGGGTCGCCGCATCGCAGCGAACCTGGCGCCTCGGTCCAGGCAGGCGCTACGTCAAGGAGACCTATGCTCGACATTCTCCAAGGCACACCATTGTGGGTGTATGGGGTTTTTCTTGTCCTGACGTATTACGGAGTGCGCGCCTGTTTCGAAAGTCATGTGTCGAAAAGGTCGTTACACGTCACGCCAATGATATTCGTGGCCCTGTCATTGGCTTCGCTGGAACTCTCTCGAGGTTTAGCCTTTCCGCTTTCAGCCTATGCGTTCGGACTATTGGCAGGCGGGTTACTGGGGCTGCGTTTTTACTCGTACACGAATGTGAAAGTCGTGGGGCAGAGTTTAGTCATGGGCGGCACAGTCCAGGTATTGATCGTCTATTGGTGCTTCTTTGCCTGGCGTTACTACTTGGGTTACCAGGCCGCCATCCATCCGGAACTGGCCAATGAGCTTGTGGCGGTAGTCCAGGCGTCGCTGGGGGCGGGCCTGATCAACGGCTTGATTGTCGGTCGCAGTCTCAAGCTTTTGCGCTTGTTCAAGGCTCAGGCTTTAGGCGCAGCAGCTCAATAATCCTCCCCACGCCCCGTCACATCCCGCTCCAGGATGTCGTCCCGCAATTCGTACCCCGCCGGAAACTTGCCCTTGAGTTTCCAGGCAAACGCAATGATCTCGGCAATCGTGCGGTACAACTCCTCGGGGATACTGTCGCCCAGTTCCATGCGCGCCAACAAACGTACAAGCTCGGCATTTTCGTAGATCGGCACCTCGTGCTCGCGGGCGAGTTTGAGGATGGCTTCGGCCAGTTCGGCGTCGCCTTTGCCGGTGAGGGTCGGGGCGTGTTGGCCGTCGTACTTGAGGGCGATGGCCTGGCGTGGGGTATTGGAATCGTTCATGCGGTGTCGTCGACCCAGCGTTGTTCGAGGCGGGTTTGCGGGCCTTGAGGTGGTTTGCCGAGGTGGCAATCCAGTCCGCTGACATTGAGCCCGCAGTCATGGAGTTGGGCGCGCAGGCTGTCGAGGTTGTTTTCAATCAGGCTCGCGGTGTAGGGGCGTTCGGCCCAGAGCTGGCCGGACAAGCTGCCGTGCAGCAGTTGCGCCTGCACTTGCAGCGGGCCCAGCGGCTCGAGGTCGAAGGCCAGGTCGAGGCGCCACAGCGGTTGCTTAACGGTTTGCTCGGCGGCTTTCTCCTGCTGCTCACGGGGCGGTGGATCTTCGCGTTGCAATTTGACCTGCAACGGCACGATGTCGTGGGCGTGGCGCATGGGGATTTCCAGCTGCCAGGTGGTTTGCAGCCGGCCGTCCTCGGTCATGCCGCTTTGTTCGAGACTTGCCAGTTGATGGCTTTGCAGGCGCGAGACCGCAGCGGCGGCAAGGCGCAGCAGGTGTTCGAGGTCGCCTTCCTGCTCCAGGCTCTGAAGCAGCCGCGAGGGTAGGGGGAAGCTGCCGGGCGCCGGCTTGGCGCTGACCTGGCCGAGCATGCCGAGGGCGTTGCGCACGAAGCTCGGCAGCGCCTGCGCCATGGTATTGGCGGCGATTGCGGCGTTGAAACTGGTGTTGGCCGGCAGGCCGGGGGCCAGTTGGGCGATCAGGCGCAGCAGGTTGCCTTTGGTGTCGTTTGCCGGTGCTTCGGTCAGCCCGGCCAGCAGTTTACTTTCGAGGAACACGCCGCTGTTGGCCAGGGCCTGGGCCAGGACCTTGGGGTTGCTCAGGTGACGCGCCTCGGGCAGGCCGGCGAGCAGGGTCTCGACAGCCGCCCGCACCGATGCCGTCTGACTGTGGGCGGGAAGGTTCTGCAGGGTCTTGAGCAGTCCTTCCAGCGAGCCCTGGCGGCTTTGCTGGGTCTGCAACTGCTGGGAAATCGCCAATTGCTCCGAACGGCTGCTCAGGGGCACGAAGTTGAGGGTGTCCGCGTCCTGAACCAGGGCGCTGAGCAGCGTACCGATGCGCAGCGGCTGGGCGCTGTCGAGGGTCAGGGTGCTGCCGCTGAGGGCGGTGTTGAGCAGGCTGACCATCGAGCGATACACCGGCGGTTGTCCGGGCGCCTGCGGCAGGGTCTGGTTGGTCAGCACCTTGCCCTGCAACAGCGTGCCGACCGGCAATTGCGCGGTGTCGAGGCGGGTGAGAGACGCAGTGTTGCTGGCCAGGGCTTGTTGCAGGGTTATTGCCAGGTTGCCGGCCGAGGGCTGGGTAATGGCCAGACTGGCCCCCAGCGCCAATGGCAGATTACTGGTGGCCGACACCGTTGTCTGGCGGCCTCCGGCCAGGGTGATCTTCAGCAGCAGCTGGAAAACCTGTTGCTCCTGGCGCAGTGATAGCACTTCGGCCTTGGCGCTTTGCCCCGGGGCAATCAGGCCATCGATCGGGGTCTGCAGCTTGAGCACTTCGCCACCGGCCTGCGGGCGCGGCGTAGCCGTTGCCGGAGCGGGCAGGGGAGGAAGGTTGATCTCACTGGTCATCAGGTCACACCCTGTCGAAATTGCCCTCTGGAGAGTAGGACATCGCATGTATAATGCCGCCCGTCTCCAGGACGCGTGGCGAAACTTCGCAACACAATCTGCTTGAAACTTGACCCAGCTCTCTGGAACAGGCCGTCAATGCCACTATGCTGCATCACTTTAACGGCCGATCCACTGCCGACTTGAACCGTAAAGGCCCACGATCTCTTGACCATCCCTCTATTAGAAGCCGTTGCGCTCGCCTGTGAGCGAGACTGGCGGATGCTCTTCGAAAACCTCGCCTTGCGCTTGGGCAGCGGTGACATGCTGCAGATCAGCGGGCCGAATGGCAGCGGCAAGACCAGTCTGTTGCGCCTGTTGGCCGGCCTGATGCAGCCCACCAGCGGTGAGGTGCTGCTCAATGGCCAGCCCCTCAATAGCCAACGCCCGGAACTGGCTCACAACCTGTTGTGGATTGGCCACGCTGCCGGGATCAAGGACCTGCTCACTCCGGAAGAAAACCTCAGCTGGCTGTGCGCCCTGCACCAGCCCGCCAGCCACGACGCTATCTGGGCGGCACTGGCGGCAGTCGGCCTGCGTGGCTTCGAGGATGTGCCCTGCCATACGCTTTCCGCCGGTCAGCAACGGCGTGTGGCGTTGGCCCGCTTGTACCTGGACAGCCCGGCGTTGTGGATTCTCGATGAGCCCTTCACCGCGCTGGACAAGCAAGGCGTCGCGCAGTTGGAAGAACACCTGGCCAACCACTGCGAGCAGGGTGGCATGGTGGTATTGACCACCCACCACAGCTTGACCCGGATGCCATCCGGGTACCGTGAACTGGATTTGGGACGGTGGGCCGCATGAGTGTGTTCGCGTTGTTGGTGGCCCGTGAAGCACGCTTGCTGTGTCGTCGACCGGCCGAATTGGCCAACCCCCTGGTATTTTTCGCAATTGTTGTCGCATTGTTTCCATTGGCCGTGGGACCTGAGACTCAATTGTTGCAAACCTTGTCTCCGGGCCTGGTCTGGGTAGCAGCCCTTTTATCGGTTTTGCTCTCGCTGGACGGGCTCTTTCGCAGTGATTTCGAGGACGGATCGCTGGAACAGTGGGTCCTTTCGTCGCACCCCCTGGCCCTTCTGGTTTTGGCCAAGGTGCTGGCACACTGGGCGTTTTCCGGCCTGGCATTGGTATTGCTTGCGCCCTTGCTGGCGTTGATGCTCGGTTTGTCCACCGCCTGTCTGCCGGTTTTGCTCTTGTCGCTGCTGCTAGGTACACCGGTACTGAGCTTGCTCGGTGCGGTGGGCGCGGCGCTGACGGTGGGTTTGAAGCGCGGTGGCTTGCTGCTGGCGCTGTTGATTCTGCCGCTGTATATCCCGGTGCTGATCCTCGGCAGTGGTGCCTTGCAGGCCGCCCTTCAGGGCATGCCGGCAACCGGGTATCTGTTGTGGTTGGGTAGCCTGACGGCGTTGGCCGTGACCCTGACACCCTTTGCAATAGCTGCTGGCCTGAAGATCAGCGTCGGCGAATAATAATGAGGTCTGGTCAAATTTTGACCACTTTTCCCAAGAAAGCAGACCCTGACTTTTCGTGACATCGAAAAGCAACCGTGATGGAAACAGCAATGAACTGGACCTGGTTTCACAAGCTCGGCTCACCCAAGTGGTTCTACGGCATCAGCGGCAAAATGCTGCCATGGCTGAGTGTCGCGGCACTGCTGCTGATCGGCATTGGAGTGGTCTGGGGCCTGGCGTTCGCGCCGCCGGATTACCAGCAGGGCAACAGCTTCCGGATTATCTACATCCACGTCCCCGCCGCGATGCTTGCGCAGTCGGTGTATGTGATGCTGGCGGTCTGCGGCATCGTTGGCCTGGTGTGGAAGATGAAGCTGGCCGACGTCGCCCTGCAGTGTGCTGCGCCGATCGGTGCCTGGATGACCGCCGTGGCCCTGGTCACCGGCGCCATCTGGGGCAAGCCGACCTGGGGTTCGTGGTGGGTCTGGGATGCGCGACTAACGTCGATGCTGATCCTGCTGTTCCTGTACTTCGGTCTCATTGCGCTGGGCAATGCCATCAGCAATCGTGACAGCGCGGCCAAGGCCTGCGCGGTGCTGGCGATTGTCGGGGTCATCAACATCCCGATCATTAAGTATTCGGTGGAGTGGTGGAACACCCTGCACCAGGGCGCCACCTTTACCCTCACCGAGAAGCCGGCGATGCCGGTCGAGATGTGGCTGCCGCTGCTGCTGACGGTGTTGGGTTTCTACTGTTTCTTTGGCGCGGTGCTGTTGCTGCGCATGCGCCTTGAAGTGCTCAAACGCGAGGCCCGGGCCAGTTGGGTCAAGGCCGAAGTGCAAGGCAGTCTGGAGGCCGTTCGATGAGTTTTGCTTCATTCGGCGACTTCCTCGCCATGGGCCATCACGGCCTCTATGTCTGGTCGGCCTATGGCATCTGCCTGGCGGTACTGGTTCTTAACGTCGCCATGCCGATCCTGGCCCGCAAGCGTTATCTGCAACAAGAGGCGCGCCGTCTGCGCCGGGAGAACAGCAAGTGAATCCGCTGCGTAAAAAACGACTGATTATCATCCTGGCCATTCTGGTGGGTGTCGGCGCTGCCGTTGGCCTGGCCTTGAGTGCCCTGCAGCAAAACATCAACCTGTTCTACACACCGACCCAGATTGCCAATGGCGAAGCGCCGCAAGACACGCGCATTCGTGCCGGCGGCATGGTCGAGGCCGGGTCGTTGCAACGTTCCTCCGACTCGCTGGACGTCAAATTCGTCGTCACCGATTTCAACAAGTCGGTGACCATCACCTATCGCGGCATCCTCCCGGACCTGTTTCGCGAAGGGCAGGGCATCGTTGCGCTGGGCAAGTTGAATGCCGATGGTGTGGTGGTGGCTGACGAAGTGCTGGCCAAGCACGACGAGAAGTACATGCCGCCGGAAGTGACCAAGGCCCTCAAGGACAGCGGTCAATCCGCCCCCACACCCGCGAAGGAGGGTTGATCGATGAATGCCGGTCTGTTTATTCCCGAGTTGGGTCATCTGGCGATGATCCTCGCGCTGTGCTTTGCCATCGTCCAGGCCATCGTGCCCCTGCTGGGCGCCTGGCGCGGTGACCGCCAGTGGATGAGCCTGGCCCAGCCGGCTGCCTGGGGGCAGTTCGCGTTCCTCGCGTTTGCCTTCGGCTGCCTGACCTATGCCTTCATGGTCGACGATTTCTCGGTCGCTTATGTCGCCAATAACTCCAACAGCGCCTTGCCCTGGTACTACAAGTTCAGCGCGGTGTGGGGCGCCCACGAGGGCTCGCTGCTGCTCTGGGCGTTCATTCTCGGTGGCTGGACCTTTGCCGTGTCGGTGTTCTCCCGGCAGTTGCCGCAGGTCATGCTGGCCCGCGTGCTGGCAGTGATGGGCATGATCAGCACCGGCTTCCTGCTGTTCCTGATCGTCACCTCGAACCCGTTCGCGCGGATCCTGCCGCAGATGCCGACCGATGGCGCCGACCTTAACCCGCTGCTGCAAGACATCGGCTTGATCGTTCACCCACCCATGCTCTACATGGGCTACGTCGGCTTCTCGGTGGCCTTCGCCTTCGCCATTGCCGCCTTGATGGGCGGTCGCCTGGATGCGGCCTGGGCGCGTTGGTCGCGGCCATGGACCATCGTCGCCTGGGCCTTCCTCGGCATCGGTATCACCCTCGGCTCCTGGTGGGCCTACTACGAACTCGGCTGGGGTGGCTGGTGGTTCTGGGACCCGGTGGAGAACGCCTCGTTCATGCCATGGCTGGTG
This region of Pseudomonas fluorescens genomic DNA includes:
- the ccmB gene encoding heme exporter protein CcmB → MSVFALLVAREARLLCRRPAELANPLVFFAIVVALFPLAVGPETQLLQTLSPGLVWVAALLSVLLSLDGLFRSDFEDGSLEQWVLSSHPLALLVLAKVLAHWAFSGLALVLLAPLLALMLGLSTACLPVLLLSLLLGTPVLSLLGAVGAALTVGLKRGGLLLALLILPLYIPVLILGSGALQAALQGMPATGYLLWLGSLTALAVTLTPFAIAAGLKISVGE
- the ccmA gene encoding cytochrome c biogenesis heme-transporting ATPase CcmA; translated protein: MLFENLALRLGSGDMLQISGPNGSGKTSLLRLLAGLMQPTSGEVLLNGQPLNSQRPELAHNLLWIGHAAGIKDLLTPEENLSWLCALHQPASHDAIWAALAAVGLRGFEDVPCHTLSAGQQRRVALARLYLDSPALWILDEPFTALDKQGVAQLEEHLANHCEQGGMVVLTTHHSLTRMPSGYRELDLGRWAA
- a CDS encoding ParA family protein, producing the protein MRVWAVANQKGGVGKTTSSIALAGLLAEAGKRVVVVDLDPHGSMTSYFGYDPDSLEHSCYDLFLHGGSVPQGLPGQLLLSTSDERISLLPSSTALATLERQSPGKSGLGLVIAKSLAQLWQDFDYALIDSPPLLGVLMVNALAASQQLVIPVQTEHLAVKGLERMVNTLAMINHSRKQPLPFSIVPTLFDRRTQASIGTLRVLRDMYPDDIWQGFIPVDTRLRDASRAGLTPSQFDGKSRGVLAYRSLLKHLLAQQLAPQVA
- the fliK gene encoding flagellar hook-length control protein FliK → MTSEINLPPLPAPATATPRPQAGGEVLKLQTPIDGLIAPGQSAKAEVLSLRQEQQVFQLLLKITLAGGRQTTVSATSNLPLALGASLAITQPSAGNLAITLQQALASNTASLTRLDTAQLPVGTLLQGKVLTNQTLPQAPGQPPVYRSMVSLLNTALSGSTLTLDSAQPLRIGTLLSALVQDADTLNFVPLSSRSEQLAISQQLQTQQSRQGSLEGLLKTLQNLPAHSQTASVRAAVETLLAGLPEARHLSNPKVLAQALANSGVFLESKLLAGLTEAPANDTKGNLLRLIAQLAPGLPANTSFNAAIAANTMAQALPSFVRNALGMLGQVSAKPAPGSFPLPSRLLQSLEQEGDLEHLLRLAAAAVSRLQSHQLASLEQSGMTEDGRLQTTWQLEIPMRHAHDIVPLQVKLQREDPPPREQQEKAAEQTVKQPLWRLDLAFDLEPLGPLQVQAQLLHGSLSGQLWAERPYTASLIENNLDSLRAQLHDCGLNVSGLDCHLGKPPQGPQTRLEQRWVDDTA
- a CDS encoding CheW domain-containing protein: MNRPLKTTSRPQLALQSYLDALLQDATEEPLSEVVEDPEALDEFQAAVLEEQARDAQAPVEVIAEIEFPVEVPQELVTPIPTVAPQVLVEPIADVHLPPSNTPPPEDSDGRPSWAVEPFECLLFDVAGLTLAVPLVCLGSIYPLAGHDLTPLFGQPDWFLGILPSQAGNLKVLDTARWVMPDRYRDDFRQGLQYVISVQGYEWGLAVHQVSRSLRLNPNEIKWRSHRGQRPWLAGTVIEHMCALLDVAQLAELIASGGAKHLGAGQSLHSLP
- a CDS encoding chemotaxis protein CheW, which codes for MNDKASSAKGSEDPILQWVTFKLDNETYGINVMRVQEVLRYTEIAPVPGAPSYVLGIINLRGNVVTVIDTRQRFGLMNAEISDNTRIVIIEADKQVVGIMVDSVAEVVYLRQSEIETAPNVGNDESAKFIQGVCNKNNELLILVELDKMMSEEEWSELESI
- a CDS encoding heme ABC transporter permease, whose product is MNWTWFHKLGSPKWFYGISGKMLPWLSVAALLLIGIGVVWGLAFAPPDYQQGNSFRIIYIHVPAAMLAQSVYVMLAVCGIVGLVWKMKLADVALQCAAPIGAWMTAVALVTGAIWGKPTWGSWWVWDARLTSMLILLFLYFGLIALGNAISNRDSAAKACAVLAIVGVINIPIIKYSVEWWNTLHQGATFTLTEKPAMPVEMWLPLLLTVLGFYCFFGAVLLLRMRLEVLKREARASWVKAEVQGSLEAVR
- a CDS encoding DUF2802 domain-containing protein, yielding MILEVAVIVLALLWISTLAMFLAYTRKQRELSAAQAQGDALRDQRIKELARRVDHYQDGSVRMGEELLELQALVEPLPEKMNRLEQRDPTSLSFAQAARLVGMGASVDELTHSCGLTQAEAELMSKMHKG
- the ccmE gene encoding cytochrome c maturation protein CcmE, which produces MNPLRKKRLIIILAILVGVGAAVGLALSALQQNINLFYTPTQIANGEAPQDTRIRAGGMVEAGSLQRSSDSLDVKFVVTDFNKSVTITYRGILPDLFREGQGIVALGKLNADGVVVADEVLAKHDEKYMPPEVTKALKDSGQSAPTPAKEG
- a CDS encoding EscU/YscU/HrcU family type III secretion system export apparatus switch protein is translated as MNDSNTPRQAIALKYDGQHAPTLTGKGDAELAEAILKLAREHEVPIYENAELVRLLARMELGDSIPEELYRTIAEIIAFAWKLKGKFPAGYELRDDILERDVTGRGEDY
- the ccmD gene encoding heme exporter protein CcmD codes for the protein MSFASFGDFLAMGHHGLYVWSAYGICLAVLVLNVAMPILARKRYLQQEARRLRRENSK